The proteins below come from a single Paraburkholderia flagellata genomic window:
- a CDS encoding 4-hydroxyphenylpyruvate dioxygenase family protein — translation MSSPSNLPPQADNPLGMAGLEFVEFAAPEPADLGRRFEQFGFKAIARHVSKAVTLYRQGEMNFLLNAEPDSFAARYAQEYGMGVCAIGVRVDNAKRAFKHAISLGAWAFEGERLGPAELHIPAIQGIGDSHLYFIDRWRGRGGQRGGVGDISIFDIDFRPIDVATAHTDLDHGGTGLTRVDHLTQTVGAGRIAEWLDFYRDLLHFREIHEINANWHVSEESRVMVSPDGELRIPVYEEGTRRTQLLHDYLPEHPGEGVQHIALASNDILASVDALKANGVEFVEPPPAYYDTVDARLPGHGVDLDALRKRHVLIDGEIGEDGVPRLFFQTFAKRHPGEIFFEVVQRSGHHGFGEGNLDVLARSREAGAKQGNAGQSAD, via the coding sequence ATGTCCAGCCCCTCCAATCTTCCGCCGCAGGCGGACAATCCGCTCGGCATGGCCGGTCTCGAGTTCGTCGAGTTCGCCGCGCCCGAGCCCGCCGACCTCGGCCGCCGCTTCGAACAGTTCGGCTTCAAGGCGATCGCGCGCCACGTGAGCAAGGCGGTCACGCTCTACCGGCAGGGCGAGATGAACTTCCTGCTGAACGCCGAGCCCGACTCGTTCGCCGCGCGTTACGCGCAGGAGTACGGCATGGGCGTCTGCGCGATCGGCGTGCGCGTCGACAATGCGAAGCGCGCGTTCAAGCATGCGATCTCGCTCGGCGCGTGGGCGTTCGAGGGCGAGCGCCTCGGGCCCGCGGAGCTGCACATTCCCGCGATCCAGGGCATTGGCGATTCGCACCTCTATTTCATCGACCGCTGGCGCGGACGCGGTGGCCAGCGCGGCGGCGTGGGTGACATTTCGATCTTCGACATCGACTTCCGGCCCATCGACGTCGCCACGGCGCATACCGATCTCGATCACGGCGGCACGGGCCTCACGCGTGTCGATCACCTCACGCAGACGGTGGGCGCGGGGCGCATTGCGGAATGGCTCGACTTCTACCGCGACCTGCTGCATTTCCGCGAGATTCACGAGATCAACGCGAACTGGCATGTGTCCGAAGAGTCGCGCGTGATGGTGTCGCCCGATGGCGAGCTGCGCATTCCTGTGTACGAGGAAGGCACGCGGCGCACGCAGCTATTGCACGACTATCTGCCCGAGCATCCCGGCGAAGGCGTGCAGCACATCGCGCTGGCAAGCAACGACATCCTCGCGAGCGTCGATGCGCTCAAGGCCAATGGCGTGGAGTTCGTCGAGCCGCCGCCCGCTTACTACGACACCGTGGATGCGCGGTTGCCCGGCCACGGCGTGGATCTCGACGCATTGCGCAAGCGGCATGTGCTGATCGATGGCGAGATTGGCGAAGACGGCGTGCCGCGGCTCTTTTTCCAGACGTTTGCGAAGCGCCATCCCGGCGAGATCTTCTTCGAAGTCGTGCAGCGCAGCGGCCACCACGGTTTCGGCGAGGGCAATCTCGACGTGCTCGCGCGCTCGCGCGAGGCGGGCGCGAAACAGGGCAATGCGGGGCAAAGCGCGGATTGA
- a CDS encoding LysR substrate-binding domain-containing protein, whose product MKLHQLRVLLALAQHGSMHEASRSLHISQPALSKAIAELERELGVTLMSRSVRGVSLTNYGRALAKRASVVEQELRHALEDIEGMRGHAEARLNIGFSAVASSGPLPESIAAFRARFPGVEVHAYEMRPQQILEGLREGRLDLALISTNSGPGTSAFQWEPLFSVGMVLAARPGHPLASATRLRDLLEADWLTLDPLDDPGSPLASLMRLNRLDMPKRIVHSVSNLLGLQLATCTDVISMWSDFVFYGMSGPLVLRRDALHTLPIRDELPDFHVFMVYRSTDLMTQACTEFSKEIRHRCRTMVPPRAAALGATRARKTAGGAPKSRLEQ is encoded by the coding sequence ATGAAACTGCATCAGTTGCGCGTTTTGCTCGCGCTCGCGCAGCACGGCAGCATGCACGAGGCATCGCGCAGCCTGCACATCTCGCAGCCGGCGCTTTCCAAGGCCATTGCGGAACTGGAACGCGAACTGGGCGTGACGCTCATGTCGCGCTCGGTGCGCGGCGTCAGCCTCACGAATTACGGGCGCGCGCTCGCGAAGCGCGCGAGCGTGGTCGAACAGGAATTGCGCCACGCGCTGGAAGATATCGAAGGCATGCGCGGCCATGCCGAGGCGCGGCTGAACATCGGTTTTTCCGCCGTGGCATCGAGCGGGCCGCTGCCCGAATCGATCGCGGCGTTTCGCGCGCGCTTTCCGGGCGTGGAAGTGCACGCCTATGAAATGCGCCCGCAGCAGATACTCGAAGGGCTGCGCGAAGGCCGCCTCGACCTCGCGCTCATCTCGACGAACAGCGGCCCTGGCACGAGCGCGTTTCAGTGGGAGCCGCTCTTTTCCGTAGGCATGGTGCTCGCCGCGCGTCCCGGCCATCCGCTGGCGAGCGCGACGCGCCTGCGCGATCTGCTCGAGGCCGACTGGCTCACGCTCGATCCGCTAGACGATCCCGGCAGCCCGCTCGCGAGCCTCATGCGCCTCAATCGCCTCGATATGCCCAAGCGGATCGTGCACAGCGTGTCGAACCTGCTCGGCCTGCAACTCGCGACCTGCACGGATGTGATCAGCATGTGGTCGGATTTCGTGTTCTACGGCATGAGCGGGCCGCTCGTCCTCCGCCGCGACGCGTTGCACACGCTCCCCATTCGCGACGAGCTGCCGGACTTCCACGTGTTCATGGTGTACCGGTCCACGGACCTGATGACCCAGGCCTGTACAGAGTTCAGCAAGGAGATTCGCCATCGCTGCCGCACGATGGTCCCGCCGCGCGCCGCCGCGCTCGGCGCAACGCGCGCGCGCAAAACGGCGGGCGGCGCCCCGAAGTCACGTTTGGAACAGTAA